One Pseudomonadota bacterium genomic window carries:
- the trxB gene encoding thioredoxin-disulfide reductase: MNTADYELIIIGGGPAGLTAGLYAARSRLKAVLLEKGVVGGQVLVTDWIDNYPGFPEGLSGFDLVEKMAAQAARFDLQTTMAPVESLDFSDPLKKIYLEGGKTLTAKTVIIATGARPKQLDIPGEQELTGKGVSYCATCDGPFYRDMEIAVVGGGNTAIQEAMHLTKFASKVTVIHRRDRLRSTQIVQEKAFANKKIEFLCDTTVIAVNGDKAVESLKLQNKDGSETELAVQGVFVLIGTLPNNSMFPEGQLVLEDGYIITDCEMRTNIPGVMAAGDIRSKEVRQVITAAGDGAVAAQSAEQYLRELTD, from the coding sequence ATGAATACCGCAGATTATGAGCTTATCATCATAGGTGGCGGGCCTGCAGGCCTTACAGCCGGCCTTTATGCCGCTCGGTCGAGGCTGAAGGCAGTGCTTCTGGAAAAAGGCGTGGTGGGCGGACAGGTCCTGGTTACCGACTGGATAGACAATTATCCTGGCTTTCCCGAAGGGTTGAGCGGTTTTGACCTGGTAGAAAAAATGGCGGCGCAGGCTGCCCGCTTTGATCTGCAAACCACAATGGCCCCGGTTGAATCCCTGGATTTTTCAGATCCCCTGAAAAAGATCTACCTTGAAGGCGGCAAGACACTTACGGCCAAGACGGTGATTATTGCAACCGGCGCAAGGCCCAAACAACTTGATATCCCCGGCGAGCAAGAACTCACCGGCAAAGGCGTTTCCTATTGCGCAACCTGTGACGGCCCCTTTTATCGAGATATGGAAATCGCCGTGGTCGGCGGCGGCAACACCGCCATCCAGGAGGCGATGCATCTCACCAAATTTGCCAGCAAAGTTACGGTTATTCACCGCCGCGATCGATTACGATCAACGCAAATAGTGCAGGAAAAGGCCTTTGCCAACAAAAAAATTGAATTTCTTTGCGACACAACGGTTATTGCCGTTAACGGTGACAAGGCTGTAGAGTCTTTGAAACTACAAAACAAGGACGGGTCGGAAACAGAACTCGCCGTCCAGGGCGTCTTCGTGCTGATTGGGACCTTACCGAACAATTCCATGTTCCCGGAAGGTCAACTTGTGCTGGAAGACGGCTATATTATCACTGACTGTGAGATGCGAACAAATATCCCAGGGGTGATGGCCGCAGGCGATATCCGCAGCAAGGAAGTCCGACAGGTGATCACAGCAGCAGGTGACGGCGCCGTCGCCGCCCAATCAGCGGAACAATATCTCAGAGAACTCACCGATTAA
- a CDS encoding sel1 repeat family protein: MKKLFLLLPVLLIVAAGLFWKEYNSPFQQLSREAKRGDARSAYTLADHYYFGQNDTKVDLQKARSWYKKAGDKGHVQAQFVYGYMLYKGKGGSVDLKGAEEWFEKAASGGNPDAMYFLAGMYYYGKGVPQNEELSAERYKQGAEAGHPACQYHHAINYGFQSDTKNYLKWMNRSAQQGDRDALFNFCEHTYSRSGGWLEDQDLVAAYRWCTLALKTGKKEAREKLDSLGNKLTPTIIAQQDLLVEQFMKDIQNENVFDPHIQ; the protein is encoded by the coding sequence ATGAAAAAACTGTTTCTTTTATTGCCGGTATTATTGATTGTTGCAGCGGGGCTGTTTTGGAAAGAATACAATTCTCCTTTTCAACAACTTTCCCGAGAAGCCAAAAGAGGTGATGCCAGGTCAGCTTACACACTTGCCGACCATTATTACTTTGGCCAAAACGACACCAAGGTTGACTTACAAAAAGCCCGCTCCTGGTATAAAAAAGCCGGGGACAAAGGTCACGTCCAGGCGCAATTTGTGTATGGGTACATGCTTTATAAAGGCAAAGGCGGTTCAGTTGATTTGAAGGGCGCTGAAGAGTGGTTTGAAAAAGCGGCAAGTGGGGGTAACCCTGACGCCATGTATTTTCTTGCAGGGATGTACTATTACGGCAAAGGAGTCCCCCAAAATGAAGAACTGTCAGCGGAAAGGTATAAGCAAGGCGCTGAGGCAGGTCATCCCGCATGCCAATATCACCATGCCATTAATTATGGTTTTCAGTCAGACACGAAGAACTATTTGAAATGGATGAATCGTTCAGCTCAGCAAGGAGACAGAGATGCACTTTTTAATTTCTGTGAGCATACGTATAGCCGTAGCGGCGGCTGGTTAGAAGATCAAGATCTTGTAGCCGCTTACCGCTGGTGTACCCTTGCCCTGAAAACCGGCAAGAAAGAAGCCAGGGAAAAGCTTGATTCTTTAGGGAACAAACTGACACCAACTATAATTGCCCAGCAAGATCTACTGGTTGAACAGTTTATGAAAGACATACAAAATGAAAATGTTTTTGACCCCCATATCCAGTGA
- a CDS encoding alcohol dehydrogenase catalytic domain-containing protein, whose translation MRAIVFEDGALRIEESYPEPVAGNGEALIRVLLAGICATDLEIVKGYMGFTGVPGHEFVGVVEKCADAEWLGKRVVGSINLACGKCQTCLGSGPEHCRERSVLGIFHQDGAFAEYLTLPVVNLHAVPEGVADDQAVFTEPLAAALRIGDQVAIQSFHRIAVVGSGRLGVLIAQVLSRLSDDLTMFGRSKDSLIIAERIGLPTGLAQDADDNGFDIVVEATGNPEGFMQSLRMVKPLGILVLKSTFAQKATLDLTKIVVGEITVIGSRCGPFAPALKLLAADQIHVRALIEAEYSLANGLRAFEHAAEPGVKKILIRP comes from the coding sequence ATGCGGGCGATAGTATTTGAAGACGGGGCGTTGCGAATTGAGGAGAGTTATCCTGAACCGGTGGCGGGCAATGGCGAGGCATTGATCCGGGTGCTGCTGGCCGGAATCTGCGCCACAGACCTTGAGATCGTCAAGGGCTATATGGGGTTTACCGGTGTTCCCGGCCACGAGTTTGTCGGAGTGGTTGAGAAATGTGCGGATGCGGAATGGCTCGGTAAAAGAGTGGTCGGCTCAATTAACCTGGCCTGCGGCAAATGTCAAACCTGTCTGGGGTCCGGCCCTGAGCATTGTCGTGAACGAAGTGTTCTGGGGATATTTCATCAGGACGGTGCCTTTGCCGAATATCTCACCCTGCCTGTGGTGAATCTGCATGCAGTACCGGAGGGTGTTGCCGATGATCAGGCGGTTTTCACAGAACCTCTGGCTGCAGCATTGCGGATAGGTGATCAGGTGGCGATTCAATCCTTTCATCGCATTGCAGTGGTCGGTTCGGGCCGACTGGGAGTGCTTATCGCTCAGGTGTTGTCGCGTCTGAGTGATGATCTGACCATGTTTGGCAGAAGCAAGGATTCCCTTATCATTGCTGAAAGAATAGGTTTGCCGACGGGCTTGGCTCAGGATGCAGATGATAATGGTTTTGATATTGTTGTCGAAGCAACGGGCAACCCGGAAGGGTTTATGCAGTCCCTGCGCATGGTGAAACCTCTGGGCATCCTTGTCTTGAAAAGCACCTTTGCCCAAAAGGCTACCCTTGATCTTACCAAAATTGTCGTGGGTGAAATTACCGTGATCGGTTCCCGATGCGGACCGTTTGCGCCTGCATTGAAACTCCTGGCGGCAGATCAGATCCATGTCCGTGCATTGATTGAAGCAGAATACTCTCTTGCAAATGGTCTTAGGGCTTTTGAGCACGCTGCAGAACCGGGCGTAAAGAAGATACTTATTCGACCCTAA
- a CDS encoding DUF309 domain-containing protein, whose amino-acid sequence MPIQKFDPFEDRLSRDIRNTLSKSLMKALDSRDLAIVEKTAGIYLHQDIPAPYLGYIRDRLERYRMSLDTIRQKKLTDPFTEALALWDNHLFFEVHERLEKIWMTAEGDQKKALQAMIRAAGFYIHLAHGNTKAAHSMADKAASALNLWGRALPNFTALNTLVKKLHTHDPVPPELLNS is encoded by the coding sequence ATGCCAATACAGAAATTCGACCCCTTTGAGGACCGCCTCTCACGGGATATCAGAAACACTCTTTCCAAGTCTCTGATGAAGGCGCTTGATTCCCGTGATCTTGCCATTGTTGAAAAAACTGCCGGAATCTATCTGCACCAGGATATCCCCGCCCCTTACCTCGGCTATATCCGCGATCGCCTGGAACGCTACCGGATGTCACTTGATACTATCCGCCAAAAAAAACTAACCGACCCCTTCACGGAAGCTCTTGCCCTTTGGGACAACCATCTTTTCTTTGAGGTGCATGAACGGCTTGAAAAGATCTGGATGACGGCCGAGGGTGACCAAAAAAAGGCGCTTCAGGCCATGATCCGGGCCGCCGGTTTCTATATTCATCTGGCGCACGGCAACACAAAAGCGGCTCACAGCATGGCAGATAAAGCCGCTTCGGCACTCAACCTCTGGGGCCGGGCACTGCCGAATTTCACCGCTCTGAACACCCTTGTGAAAAAACTCCACACCCATGACCCTGTTCCCCCTGAACTGCTTAATTCATAA
- a CDS encoding DUF1311 domain-containing protein, translated as MMNTKLNKTTFFLACCALIISGSEALAASFDCTKAATSVEKMICADNNLSELDEKLGKAYLEAGKKYPDTTALKQEQRAWLKERNKCGNSDCLRNKYQERIAVLSQASEPLLERIMSKDLSLNDYRVVDRYNDSKDLLAVRMSRLQDMINKEEWKSLLEKTDTEWREYRDALCKLQYQIKQSSSDTIDKNNQSYELECRTGLTSERNNRLENMRNLIIATEDFQQKLAQPNTPGTKSADQDRNIELNHELEEIVNVLMKRLRSNIDEGGGGSTLEEMNKEWHEYRDSQCLFKYQIQLSFDGSANPDQEQERDMECLNRFTQDHINQLKTIRDLVRIAMVKQNVAAIKLDQQDLTGKYNDLCKLDNVPANTQIYVVSLYSGLTNSDIQLGESGHTTKEVEVVVSKQGTPVILALMAYDPVVWKISKTKEANIVAVIVGGYHTQAVVGISPETPVKYFVYETKGMCKYFYAYKPGKELDQAIQRINQITGSDNITILTEPTIGRYYVGAIPTENDEIIGIKDVVKKKEGLPSGQKGLDLLVQQGKLRQATKEDIEKWVDKASARYLKYGNGLRVEHYMEPSQTYVVIADFDLPNGLAGAHSRFFIIPEDQAMPGGPKGHNTFYLMKYGSCTGAAPDCSNR; from the coding sequence ATGATGAATACCAAATTAAATAAAACAACCTTTTTTTTGGCATGCTGCGCATTGATTATTTCCGGATCTGAAGCCTTGGCCGCAAGTTTCGACTGCACCAAAGCAGCTACCAGTGTTGAGAAAATGATCTGTGCTGATAACAACCTTTCAGAGCTTGATGAAAAGTTGGGCAAGGCATATCTCGAAGCAGGAAAAAAATATCCCGACACTACCGCACTCAAGCAAGAGCAACGGGCGTGGCTGAAAGAGCGTAATAAGTGCGGGAATTCTGATTGTTTGCGGAACAAATATCAGGAACGTATTGCTGTTTTGTCTCAAGCAAGCGAGCCACTTTTAGAAAGAATTATGTCAAAAGATTTATCTTTAAATGATTACCGGGTGGTTGACAGATATAATGACTCAAAAGATCTTCTTGCAGTAAGAATGAGTCGTCTTCAGGATATGATTAATAAAGAAGAGTGGAAAAGCTTGCTGGAAAAGACAGACACCGAATGGCGTGAATACCGGGATGCTCTGTGCAAATTACAATATCAGATAAAACAATCATCCAGTGACACAATTGACAAGAACAACCAAAGCTATGAGTTGGAATGCAGGACTGGTCTTACCAGCGAAAGAAACAATCGTCTGGAAAATATGCGAAATCTGATCATCGCTACAGAGGATTTTCAACAGAAACTTGCACAACCGAATACTCCAGGTACTAAGTCCGCAGATCAAGACCGGAACATTGAATTGAACCATGAGTTGGAAGAAATCGTAAACGTCCTCATGAAGCGTCTCCGGAGCAATATCGATGAAGGTGGTGGGGGATCAACACTAGAGGAGATGAATAAAGAGTGGCATGAATACCGCGACAGCCAATGTCTCTTTAAATATCAAATCCAGCTTTCTTTTGATGGTTCCGCTAATCCCGATCAAGAACAAGAGCGGGACATGGAATGCTTGAACAGATTTACTCAAGATCACATCAATCAGCTTAAAACCATCCGTGATCTGGTCCGTATCGCCATGGTCAAACAAAACGTCGCAGCTATTAAGCTGGACCAGCAGGATTTAACCGGAAAGTACAATGACCTGTGCAAATTAGACAACGTTCCTGCCAATACTCAAATATATGTTGTCAGCCTTTACAGCGGACTTACCAACTCTGACATTCAGCTTGGAGAAAGTGGTCATACAACCAAAGAAGTAGAAGTCGTTGTCAGTAAGCAGGGAACGCCGGTGATTCTTGCGCTCATGGCATATGACCCTGTTGTATGGAAGATCAGCAAAACAAAAGAAGCCAATATCGTCGCCGTTATTGTTGGCGGATATCACACGCAAGCGGTTGTTGGAATTTCACCCGAAACTCCGGTGAAATACTTTGTCTACGAAACCAAGGGAATGTGTAAATATTTTTACGCCTATAAGCCCGGAAAAGAACTGGATCAGGCCATTCAACGTATCAACCAGATAACCGGTTCGGACAACATAACAATTCTCACAGAGCCGACCATCGGCAGATATTATGTCGGCGCTATTCCTACAGAAAACGACGAAATAATCGGCATAAAAGACGTAGTAAAAAAGAAAGAAGGCTTGCCTTCCGGACAGAAGGGCCTCGACCTTTTGGTTCAACAGGGAAAATTGCGGCAAGCCACCAAAGAGGACATTGAAAAATGGGTAGACAAGGCCAGCGCTCGATACCTTAAATACGGCAACGGTTTAAGAGTAGAACATTATATGGAACCATCCCAGACTTATGTCGTGATAGCCGATTTTGATTTGCCGAACGGTCTTGCAGGAGCTCACTCCAGATTCTTTATTATTCCTGAAGACCAGGCAATGCCGGGGGGGCCAAAAGGCCATAATACCTTTTACCTTATGAAATACGGAAGCTGTACCGGCGCTGCCCCGGACTGCAGTAATAGATAA
- the trxA gene encoding thioredoxin, translated as MAGEKVNHITDANFDSDALNADLPVLVDFWAPWCGPCKAIGPVIEELAEEFNGKIGIAKMNVDENPETPGKYGIRAIPTLILFKKGKIVDQVTGAVGKTNLVAMINKAL; from the coding sequence ATGGCTGGTGAGAAAGTTAATCACATAACAGATGCAAACTTTGACAGTGACGCCTTGAACGCCGACCTTCCGGTGCTGGTTGATTTCTGGGCCCCCTGGTGCGGACCCTGCAAGGCTATCGGACCCGTTATCGAAGAACTTGCCGAAGAATTTAACGGCAAGATCGGCATCGCAAAGATGAATGTCGATGAAAACCCTGAAACACCTGGGAAATATGGAATACGGGCCATTCCCACCCTGATTCTTTTCAAGAAGGGCAAGATTGTCGATCAGGTCACCGGCGCCGTGGGTAAGACCAACCTTGTCGCGATGATCAATAAAGCTTTATAA